Proteins from a genomic interval of Thermoanaerobacterium thermosaccharolyticum DSM 571:
- a CDS encoding phosphoadenylyl-sulfate reductase: MSIDKLDLELLNNEYKDKSPFEIIKYVYDKIGASRVVLASSLSIEDQLLTDILLKIDNKARIFFIDTGRHFQSTYDLMERTMRRYHFNYEVYTPESQDLEPLIREYGPNLFYQSVDLRKKCCEIRKVKPLKRVLATVDGWICGLRREQSVTRENINIFEWDYVHSIYKINPIAFWTEDMVWEYIKKENIPYNSLYDKGFRSIGCQPCTRAVKPGEDVRSGRWWWEDPDKKECGLHVQKHITL, from the coding sequence ATGAGCATAGATAAATTAGATCTTGAATTATTAAATAATGAATATAAAGATAAAAGTCCATTTGAGATTATAAAGTATGTTTATGATAAAATTGGTGCATCTCGTGTTGTATTAGCTTCAAGTCTTTCAATAGAAGATCAGCTTTTAACAGATATACTATTGAAGATTGATAATAAGGCAAGGATATTTTTTATCGATACTGGAAGACACTTTCAATCCACATATGATCTGATGGAACGAACAATGAGGAGATATCATTTTAATTACGAAGTGTATACTCCTGAAAGCCAGGACTTAGAACCACTAATTAGAGAATATGGTCCGAATCTTTTTTACCAAAGCGTTGATCTTAGGAAAAAATGCTGTGAAATTAGAAAAGTCAAGCCGCTAAAAAGAGTTCTTGCTACGGTTGATGGATGGATATGTGGCTTAAGAAGAGAACAATCTGTAACTCGTGAGAATATAAATATATTTGAGTGGGACTACGTTCATTCTATATATAAGATAAATCCCATTGCATTTTGGACTGAAGATATGGTTTGGGAATATATAAAAAAAGAAAATATCCCTTACAACAGCCTTTATGATAAAGGCTTCAGAAGCATTGGATGTCAGCCTTGTACAAGGGCTGTAAAGCCTGGAGAAGATGTTAGGAGCGGAAGATGGTGGTGGGAGGATCCTGATAAAAAAGAATGTGGACTTCATGTTCAAAAACATATTACATTGTGA
- the hflX gene encoding GTPase HflX — protein sequence MDSKLSNTDREKAVLVGVIINDDDDSESMEELKELAKTAGADVVGIMTQVRTNIDRNSYIGKGKLIELKQFVDNMDIDLVIINDELSGSQLKNIEETINRKVIDRTSLILDIFAGRAKSSEGILQVELAQLKYRLPRLQGLGNDLSRLGGGIGTRGPGETKLETDRRYIRERIKTIERKLEDLKRHRELLRERRRKNEVPVVAIVGYTNAGKSTLMNALTDSSVYVEDKLFATLDPTARKLDLPSGREAILIDTVGFIRKLPHDLVEAFKSTLEESKYADVLLHVIDITSKDIKHKIEVVENVLRDLEAIDKPIIKVYNKSDLLEQMPVNKDNEIYISAKEMLGIDELLKAIDNVAYKDLFVLDFYFPYAKNKEYLFLKRNSKILKEEYDEKGIKIKAQVSAVEKNILRDFIIF from the coding sequence ATGGATAGCAAATTGAGCAATACAGATAGAGAAAAAGCAGTATTAGTAGGGGTAATTATAAATGATGATGATGATAGTGAAAGTATGGAGGAATTAAAAGAGCTGGCCAAGACAGCTGGTGCAGATGTTGTAGGCATTATGACACAGGTCAGGACTAATATTGATAGAAATAGTTATATAGGAAAAGGTAAGCTTATCGAATTAAAACAATTTGTAGATAACATGGATATCGATTTAGTCATTATTAATGATGAATTATCTGGAAGTCAGCTTAAAAACATAGAAGAAACAATTAATAGAAAAGTCATTGATAGGACAAGTCTTATATTAGATATTTTTGCTGGAAGGGCAAAGTCTTCTGAAGGTATACTTCAAGTTGAACTTGCACAGTTAAAGTACAGACTGCCTAGGCTTCAAGGTCTAGGAAATGATTTATCTAGGCTAGGCGGAGGGATAGGCACAAGGGGACCTGGTGAGACTAAGCTGGAAACAGACAGAAGGTATATTCGTGAGAGAATAAAGACGATTGAAAGGAAATTAGAAGATTTGAAAAGACACAGGGAATTACTTCGGGAGAGAAGAAGAAAAAATGAAGTTCCTGTTGTAGCAATTGTTGGGTATACAAATGCCGGAAAATCAACATTAATGAATGCATTGACAGATTCTTCTGTCTATGTTGAGGATAAGCTTTTTGCTACTCTTGATCCAACAGCAAGAAAACTTGATTTGCCATCAGGTAGAGAAGCAATTTTGATAGATACTGTCGGATTCATAAGAAAGTTACCTCATGATTTAGTGGAAGCATTTAAATCAACGTTAGAGGAATCAAAATACGCTGATGTTCTTCTTCATGTGATTGACATAACGTCAAAAGATATAAAACATAAAATTGAAGTTGTAGAAAATGTTTTAAGAGATCTTGAAGCAATTGATAAGCCTATCATAAAGGTATACAATAAGTCTGATTTGTTGGAGCAAATGCCGGTTAATAAAGATAATGAAATTTACATTTCAGCAAAAGAAATGCTTGGTATTGATGAATTATTAAAGGCAATTGATAATGTTGCGTATAAAGATTTATTCGTATTAGACTTCTATTTTCCATACGCTAAAAACAAAGAATATTTGTTTTTAAAAAGAAATTCAAAAATTTTAAAAGAAGAATACGATGAAAAAGGTATAAAAATAAAAGCACAAGTAAGTGCAGTAGAAAAAAATATATTAAGAGATTTTATTATCTTTTAA
- a CDS encoding CoA-binding protein, whose protein sequence is MDYVEEALKRKVWAVVGATDRKNKFGYKIYKNLKLEGYTVYPVNPNYETVDGDLCYESLSKLPVVPEVVDMVVSPKIGDAFVEEASKLGVDIIWFQPGAESDELIEKANNLGLNVVYNTCVMMETDRRK, encoded by the coding sequence ATGGATTATGTTGAAGAGGCATTGAAAAGAAAGGTTTGGGCTGTTGTAGGAGCAACAGACAGAAAAAATAAATTTGGATACAAGATATACAAAAATTTAAAACTTGAAGGATATACTGTATATCCTGTTAATCCCAATTATGAAACTGTAGACGGCGATTTATGCTATGAATCATTATCGAAATTGCCTGTAGTTCCAGAAGTTGTTGACATGGTTGTATCACCTAAAATAGGTGATGCATTTGTGGAGGAAGCATCAAAGTTAGGTGTTGATATTATATGGTTCCAGCCAGGGGCAGAAAGTGATGAATTGATTGAAAAAGCCAATAATCTAGGACTAAATGTTGTCTATAATACATGTGTTATGATGGAAACAGATAGACGAAAATAA
- a CDS encoding YigZ family protein, with the protein MLYNYRTVYEYGCQEIEIKRSKFIGHAKPVMSEEEAIDFIQSIKEKHKNATHNVYAYILGDRDEIQRYSDDGEPSGTAGVPVLNVIKSEGLKNTAVVVTRYFGGILLGASGLIRAYVKGAKLGIEAAKIVEKILFKSLYVTIDYTILGTVQNDLLKNNFIIKNIDYTDKVILNVYVPFVDKEKFVKYIVDLTNSRSVVKEGGDIYLYKKDDKYLE; encoded by the coding sequence TTGCTTTATAATTATAGAACGGTATATGAATATGGATGCCAAGAAATAGAAATAAAGCGCTCAAAATTTATAGGTCATGCAAAACCGGTGATGTCTGAAGAAGAGGCAATAGATTTTATCCAAAGTATAAAAGAAAAACACAAAAATGCAACACATAATGTATATGCGTATATATTAGGAGATAGAGATGAAATTCAAAGGTATAGCGATGACGGAGAGCCTTCAGGTACAGCAGGTGTACCTGTTTTAAATGTTATAAAAAGCGAAGGGTTAAAAAATACTGCTGTTGTTGTGACGAGGTATTTTGGAGGCATATTACTTGGAGCTAGTGGCTTAATAAGAGCATATGTCAAAGGAGCAAAATTAGGAATAGAAGCTGCTAAAATTGTGGAGAAGATTCTCTTTAAAAGTTTATATGTTACTATTGATTATACAATTTTAGGAACAGTACAAAATGACTTATTAAAAAATAATTTTATAATTAAAAACATTGATTATACTGACAAAGTTATATTGAATGTATATGTCCCATTTGTGGATAAAGAAAAGTTTGTAAAATACATTGTGGATTTGACAAACTCAAGGTCAGTTGTGAAAGAGGGTGGAGATATATATCTATATAAAAAAGATGATAAATATTTAGAATAA
- a CDS encoding SpoIID/LytB domain-containing protein, whose protein sequence is MRSKKYVAVFLLFLLILTSTLSYVNASIDMPSLVKIGLFYGSSSLPSYSLSSVSGFKLGANDNSGNIRYIYNIASSSVQVMKDDNFYLQEGNFQDQATAESEQSKISTSIPNSIVGYDSGFHIYIGPYSNQSDANSAMKSLIAKFPDIKIVSPNKNIVITQNGKNVFLYAESNTLYLMNLTGDNPISINGKKYRGYYEFIRQQGSDMTAINVLPLEEYLYGVVPAEMPASWNIEALKAQAVAARTYAVYNLGKYSKYGFDLTNDVNCQAYNGFDGENPNSNKAVDDTKGVIAVYNGKPIEAIFHSHSGGYTEDSENVYSNSVPYLRGVEDKYVFGYNESLDNWSVDVTADSIEQKLKSSGVDVGNVVDVKVTSKSWTGRAIQVTIYGDKGNYVLNKNDIRSFFNLKSTMITINNNGVNSDSEAYILSQQGVVKKSLPNLSVISANGLKTVGSGDVYVLGQSGTAKISGQKVPSASYTINGSGFGHGVGLSQYGARGMADHGYNYIDILKYYYKGIDVYDTINNKAL, encoded by the coding sequence GTGAGGTCGAAAAAGTATGTAGCTGTCTTTTTATTGTTTTTACTTATTTTAACCAGTACGTTAAGCTACGTTAATGCCAGCATTGACATGCCAAGTTTAGTGAAGATTGGGCTTTTTTATGGCTCAAGTTCTTTGCCATCTTATTCGTTATCTTCTGTAAGTGGCTTTAAATTAGGCGCAAATGACAATTCTGGAAATATCAGATACATATATAACATAGCTTCAAGCAGTGTTCAAGTGATGAAAGATGACAATTTTTATCTTCAAGAGGGAAACTTCCAGGATCAAGCAACTGCAGAAAGTGAACAATCAAAAATAAGTACAAGCATTCCAAATTCGATTGTTGGATATGACAGTGGTTTCCATATTTACATTGGTCCTTATTCAAACCAATCTGACGCAAATTCGGCAATGAAAAGTTTAATAGCGAAATTTCCGGATATAAAGATAGTATCCCCAAATAAAAATATAGTGATTACTCAGAACGGTAAAAATGTGTTTTTGTATGCTGAAAGCAATACACTTTATCTTATGAACTTAACTGGTGATAATCCAATTTCTATTAATGGAAAAAAGTACAGAGGTTATTATGAATTTATAAGGCAACAAGGAAGTGATATGACTGCAATAAATGTATTGCCTTTAGAAGAATATTTATATGGCGTTGTGCCAGCGGAAATGCCGGCTTCTTGGAATATAGAAGCATTAAAAGCGCAAGCTGTGGCAGCAAGAACTTATGCTGTCTATAATTTAGGCAAGTATAGTAAGTATGGATTTGATTTAACAAATGATGTAAATTGTCAGGCGTATAATGGATTTGACGGTGAAAATCCCAATTCAAACAAAGCTGTTGATGATACAAAGGGCGTAATTGCTGTTTATAATGGAAAGCCAATAGAAGCTATATTCCATTCTCATAGCGGTGGTTATACGGAAGATAGTGAAAATGTTTATTCAAATAGTGTTCCTTATTTAAGAGGCGTTGAGGATAAATATGTATTTGGCTATAACGAGTCTCTTGATAATTGGTCGGTGGATGTTACGGCAGATTCTATTGAACAAAAATTGAAAAGCAGTGGAGTTGATGTAGGAAATGTGGTTGATGTCAAGGTAACAAGCAAAAGTTGGACGGGCAGAGCTATACAAGTTACAATTTATGGTGATAAGGGGAACTATGTTTTGAACAAAAACGACATAAGAAGTTTTTTTAATTTAAAAAGTACGATGATAACAATAAACAACAATGGTGTAAACAGTGATAGTGAAGCGTACATATTATCGCAGCAAGGTGTTGTAAAAAAATCTTTACCTAATTTAAGTGTTATATCTGCTAACGGATTGAAAACTGTTGGCAGTGGTGATGTATATGTTTTGGGTCAAAGTGGCACAGCCAAGATAAGTGGACAAAAGGTTCCATCTGCGTCGTATACAATAAATGGAAGCGGTTTTGGACATGGGGTTGGGTTAAGTCAATATGGAGCTCGCGGAATGGCAGATCATGGGTATAATTATATTGATATATTAAAATACTACTATAAAGGTATTGACGTTTATGATACAATTAATAACAAGGCTTTATAA
- a CDS encoding sulfite exporter TauE/SafE family protein, with translation MKLFIIGILAGIIGGMGIGGGTILIPGLTIFASVEQHLAQSINLLSFIPTASIALLYHLKQKNIMTNIIFYIIISGLIGSFIGSYISIYIDSYFLKKMFAIFLFLMGIYEIISKQKIGESKNEKIQNKKNKQKIQKK, from the coding sequence ATGAAATTATTTATAATAGGAATTCTAGCAGGAATTATCGGCGGCATGGGCATAGGCGGTGGGACAATATTGATTCCAGGTTTGACAATATTTGCTAGCGTTGAACAACATCTCGCTCAAAGCATAAACTTGCTATCGTTTATCCCAACTGCCTCCATCGCACTTTTATATCATTTGAAGCAAAAAAACATAATGACAAATATAATTTTTTATATCATAATAAGCGGTTTGATTGGAAGTTTCATCGGCTCGTATATATCTATTTATATAGATTCATACTTTTTGAAAAAAATGTTCGCTATATTCTTATTTCTCATGGGAATTTATGAAATAATATCTAAGCAAAAGATAGGTGAAAGTAAAAATGAAAAAATACAAAATAAAAAAAACAAACAAAAAATTCAAAAGAAGTAA
- the ruvC gene encoding crossover junction endodeoxyribonuclease RuvC encodes MRIIGIDPGIAIMGYGIIDDDCGKFKVLEYGAITTRVGIKKSIRLKEIYDGTILLIEKYRPDVMAIEELFFNKNAKTVITIGESRGVAILAAVNCGIDVFEYTPLQVKQSVVGYGRAEKKQVQNMVKAILGLNEIPKPDDVADALAVALCHCNSNIMNMKLGSLK; translated from the coding sequence ATGAGGATTATTGGGATAGACCCCGGAATAGCGATTATGGGCTATGGAATAATTGATGATGATTGCGGTAAATTTAAAGTTTTAGAGTACGGTGCAATTACAACGCGTGTGGGTATAAAAAAAAGCATAAGACTTAAAGAAATATACGATGGTACGATATTATTGATTGAGAAGTATAGACCTGATGTTATGGCTATTGAAGAACTTTTTTTTAATAAAAATGCTAAGACTGTTATTACTATAGGCGAGTCTAGAGGAGTTGCCATCTTGGCTGCGGTTAATTGCGGAATAGATGTTTTTGAATATACGCCTCTACAAGTGAAACAGTCTGTTGTAGGGTATGGGAGGGCGGAAAAAAAACAGGTTCAGAATATGGTTAAAGCTATATTAGGCTTAAATGAGATACCAAAACCTGATGACGTGGCTGATGCATTGGCGGTGGCCCTTTGTCACTGCAATAGCAATATTATGAATATGAAATTGGGGTCATTAAAATGA
- a CDS encoding DUF3189 family protein, producing MHIIYHCYGGTHTSVIASYIHIGMLRTDKTPTKEEIESIPMFDKLNGQNDTGHIVSIGTDEYGNNVYSLGVKNGKKLIEPALKDFYYHLFNTNDGLLIIDTSSATNWIMKIGGFISIALKSPIIGRPLVTYGVIKAYKNIVQIVKNVKAQESAEYNAIKR from the coding sequence ATGCATATAATATACCATTGCTATGGCGGAACACATACATCGGTTATTGCATCATACATTCATATTGGGATGCTGCGTACTGATAAAACACCTACAAAAGAAGAAATTGAAAGCATTCCCATGTTTGATAAATTAAATGGTCAAAACGATACCGGCCACATTGTATCAATAGGTACAGATGAATATGGCAATAATGTCTATTCTTTAGGGGTAAAAAACGGCAAAAAGCTCATAGAACCAGCATTAAAGGATTTCTATTATCACTTATTTAATACTAATGACGGTCTTCTTATAATAGACACTTCATCTGCTACTAATTGGATCATGAAAATAGGAGGATTTATATCTATTGCATTGAAAAGCCCTATTATAGGAAGGCCATTGGTAACATACGGTGTCATAAAAGCTTATAAAAACATTGTTCAAATTGTAAAGAATGTAAAAGCACAAGAAAGTGCTGAATACAATGCTATTAAAAGATAA
- a CDS encoding YebC/PmpR family DNA-binding transcriptional regulator: MSGHSKWANIKHKKEKMDAQKGKIFTKLTKDIIMAAKEGGDPETNSKLRDAIEKAKANNLPNDNIQRAIKKGTGELSGGNLEEVVYEGYGPAGSAIIVEALTDNKNRTAGDIRHIFDRSGGSLGSSGCVAWMFDKKGLITIEKSENIDEDELAMLVIDAGADDFSSDGDEYEILTDPSNFQAVKDAIKSAGYEMSSADITMIPQNTVKLSDSDYEKFEKFIEKLEENDDVQEIYHNVDVPDEEE; the protein is encoded by the coding sequence ATGTCTGGACATTCAAAATGGGCTAATATAAAGCACAAAAAAGAAAAGATGGATGCACAGAAGGGTAAAATATTTACAAAGCTTACTAAAGACATAATAATGGCTGCTAAGGAAGGCGGAGATCCGGAGACAAACAGTAAATTAAGAGATGCTATAGAAAAAGCAAAAGCTAATAATCTTCCCAATGATAATATACAAAGGGCAATCAAGAAGGGGACTGGCGAATTAAGTGGCGGAAATCTTGAAGAAGTTGTTTATGAGGGATATGGCCCTGCTGGTTCTGCGATAATAGTTGAAGCTTTAACAGATAATAAAAATAGAACTGCAGGCGATATAAGGCATATATTTGATAGGAGCGGAGGCAGCCTCGGTTCTTCTGGCTGTGTTGCTTGGATGTTTGATAAAAAAGGCCTTATAACCATTGAAAAAAGTGAAAACATTGATGAGGATGAGTTAGCTATGCTTGTTATAGATGCGGGTGCCGATGATTTCTCTTCTGATGGTGATGAATATGAGATATTGACAGATCCTTCTAATTTTCAGGCAGTTAAAGATGCTATAAAAAGTGCTGGTTATGAGATGTCATCTGCTGATATAACTATGATACCTCAGAACACAGTAAAGCTTTCTGACAGCGATTATGAAAAATTTGAAAAATTCATTGAAAAGCTTGAAGAAAATGATGATGTACAGGAAATATACCATAATGTAGATGTGCCAGATGAAGAGGAATAG
- a CDS encoding chemotaxis protein CheW, whose protein sequence is MLNQIVIFKLNDEEFCVDIMDVLEIIRMQTITKVPDVPSFVEGIINLRGTVIPIIDLKKRLKLKLTNYDDDTRIIIIKINEKSVGFIVDSVTEVLHVENGSIKEAPDIIAGIGKEYIESVVSYDDRLIINLDLEKILTENEKKEIEEM, encoded by the coding sequence ATGCTAAATCAAATAGTTATATTTAAATTAAACGACGAAGAATTTTGCGTCGACATAATGGATGTTCTAGAAATAATAAGAATGCAAACTATAACAAAAGTACCTGATGTACCAAGTTTCGTAGAAGGTATAATCAATTTAAGAGGTACTGTCATTCCTATTATAGACCTTAAAAAGAGGTTAAAGTTGAAATTGACTAATTACGATGATGACACTAGAATAATAATAATCAAAATCAATGAAAAGTCTGTTGGCTTCATTGTAGATTCTGTAACAGAAGTGCTACACGTTGAAAACGGCTCTATAAAAGAAGCACCCGACATAATAGCAGGAATCGGAAAAGAATACATTGAATCTGTCGTAAGTTATGACGATCGTTTAATTATAAACTTAGATTTGGAAAAAATACTGACAGAAAATGAAAAAAAGGAAATAGAAGAAATGTAG
- a CDS encoding sulfite exporter TauE/SafE family protein, which translates to MANRIKLLIIGFVTGILNGLFGAGGGTIIVPFMVFLLGIEDHKAHATAISIILPLTVLSSIIYIKNGIFNFPTTLNVTLGSVIGGLLGAFLLNKVPIKYLRKLFGIIMIIASIRIWIIK; encoded by the coding sequence ATGGCTAATCGAATAAAATTGCTAATAATCGGTTTTGTTACAGGAATCTTAAACGGATTATTTGGAGCCGGCGGTGGTACAATTATTGTGCCTTTTATGGTTTTCTTGCTGGGAATAGAAGACCATAAAGCACATGCTACCGCAATATCCATAATATTGCCACTTACAGTATTGAGTTCTATAATATACATAAAAAATGGTATATTTAATTTTCCTACAACATTAAATGTTACTTTAGGCAGTGTTATAGGAGGATTGTTGGGGGCATTTCTTTTGAACAAAGTTCCAATAAAATATTTGAGAAAATTATTTGGAATAATAATGATAATCGCTTCAATAAGAATATGGATTATTAAATAA
- the ruvB gene encoding Holliday junction branch migration DNA helicase RuvB: MEDRILTQNFTPEDASEYSLRPKRLSEYIGQTKIKEELKIYIEAAKMRNEPLDHVLLFGPPGLGKTTLANIISNEMGVGIRITSGPAIERAGDLAAILTNLQENDILFIDEIHRLNRSVEEILYPAMEDFELDIIIGKGPSARSLRLNLPHFTLIGATTRAGLMTSPLRDRFGVIMRLEFYSVNDLSEIIKRSSAILNIGINDEAAYELGRRSRGTPRIANRLLKRVRDFAQVKGNGFIDFETAKDALDMLGVDDMGLEHIDRKMLKSIIEKFSGGPVGIDTIAASIGEESETIEDVYEPYLMQIGFLNRTPRGRIATKLAYEYLNYSIPE; encoded by the coding sequence ATGGAGGACAGAATTTTAACACAAAATTTTACACCAGAAGATGCCTCCGAGTATTCTTTAAGGCCTAAAAGGTTGTCTGAGTACATAGGTCAAACAAAGATAAAAGAGGAATTAAAAATTTATATAGAAGCAGCGAAAATGCGAAATGAGCCTCTTGATCATGTGCTGCTTTTTGGACCACCGGGTCTGGGTAAGACAACTCTTGCGAATATCATTTCAAATGAAATGGGTGTTGGCATAAGGATAACTTCTGGACCGGCAATAGAACGGGCCGGAGATTTAGCAGCAATACTTACTAATCTGCAGGAGAATGACATTCTTTTTATAGACGAAATACACAGATTAAATAGAAGTGTGGAAGAGATATTATATCCTGCCATGGAGGACTTTGAATTAGATATAATTATAGGAAAGGGACCGAGCGCTAGATCTTTAAGGCTTAACTTGCCGCATTTTACGCTTATAGGGGCAACGACTAGAGCGGGATTAATGACGTCTCCACTGAGGGATAGGTTTGGAGTTATTATGAGGCTAGAATTTTATTCTGTCAATGATTTAAGTGAAATAATAAAGAGGTCGTCTGCTATACTAAATATAGGTATAAATGATGAAGCTGCATATGAATTGGGACGGCGTTCTAGAGGGACGCCTAGGATAGCAAATAGACTTTTAAAAAGAGTGAGAGATTTTGCACAAGTAAAAGGTAATGGCTTTATAGATTTTGAAACTGCCAAAGATGCTCTTGATATGTTGGGCGTTGATGATATGGGTCTTGAGCACATCGATAGAAAAATGCTAAAGTCTATTATAGAAAAGTTTTCAGGCGGTCCTGTAGGGATAGACACTATTGCTGCATCAATAGGTGAAGAAAGTGAAACAATAGAAGATGTTTATGAACCGTATTTAATGCAGATTGGTTTTTTGAACAGAACTCCTAGAGGTAGGATAGCAACAAAATTAGCATATGAATATTTAAACTACAGTATTCCTGAATGA
- a CDS encoding VOC family protein has product MKRITPNIYVDNCKEVIEYYREVFGGEIKNVQLADNVEMFKGHEGKIIHSELHINENCVLYFVDKLDNQKVVNNPELILD; this is encoded by the coding sequence ATGAAGAGAATTACCCCCAATATTTACGTTGACAATTGTAAGGAGGTAATTGAATATTACAGGGAAGTTTTTGGCGGCGAGATAAAAAATGTTCAACTAGCCGATAATGTTGAAATGTTTAAAGGACATGAGGGCAAAATCATTCATTCGGAATTGCACATAAATGAGAATTGTGTTCTGTATTTTGTTGACAAGTTAGATAACCAAAAAGTGGTCAACAATCCGGAACTAATTCTTGATTAG
- the ruvA gene encoding Holliday junction branch migration protein RuvA, with the protein MIDYIKGAIVERGIDYVVVETLGIGFKIIVPTSTLRELPNTNDIIKLYTYLHVKEDGFQFYGFLTINEMEIFKKLIAVNGVGPKAAVSILSTISIDNFYNAIKNGDSKIIEKSPGIGKKTAQRIILELKDKLFINNAEAVKIDDASEDVLNALLSLGYTRQESISALYGIDCTNTENALREALKKLMK; encoded by the coding sequence ATGATAGATTATATAAAAGGTGCCATTGTAGAAAGAGGTATTGATTATGTTGTTGTTGAGACGCTGGGTATAGGATTTAAAATAATCGTGCCAACAAGTACGTTGAGAGAATTGCCAAATACAAACGATATAATAAAACTTTATACATATTTGCATGTAAAAGAGGATGGATTTCAATTTTATGGCTTTTTGACAATAAATGAGATGGAAATTTTTAAAAAATTGATTGCTGTAAATGGGGTAGGACCAAAGGCAGCAGTTTCAATTTTATCTACAATTTCGATTGATAATTTTTATAATGCCATAAAAAATGGTGACTCAAAGATTATAGAGAAATCTCCAGGTATTGGCAAGAAAACAGCTCAAAGGATAATACTGGAACTTAAAGACAAATTATTTATTAACAACGCAGAAGCAGTTAAAATTGATGATGCATCAGAAGATGTTTTAAATGCACTTTTATCTCTTGGTTATACCAGACAAGAATCGATATCAGCATTATACGGGATAGATTGTACTAATACTGAAAATGCCTTGAGAGAGGCATTGAAAAAGCTTATGAAATAA
- a CDS encoding NUDIX hydrolase produces MLIRECSGGVVFRGDEVFLLKNEKNEWVLPKGAIRNNELSVDAALRRVRAETGLKSLNVLSTAGETSYEFYSVTRQRPVYNKITWYLMSTDDQEFNISTEDGFSDGGFYPIDKALDLITYSQDRALVNVSYYKYKSLSKVIA; encoded by the coding sequence ATGTTAATAAGGGAATGCTCTGGAGGAGTTGTATTCAGAGGAGATGAAGTATTTCTTCTGAAAAATGAGAAAAATGAATGGGTATTGCCTAAAGGTGCAATAAGAAACAATGAATTGTCTGTTGATGCTGCATTAAGAAGGGTACGAGCAGAGACCGGTTTAAAATCTTTGAATGTCTTATCCACTGCAGGAGAAACCAGCTATGAGTTCTATTCTGTTACACGTCAACGTCCTGTCTATAATAAAATCACATGGTATTTAATGTCCACTGATGATCAAGAATTTAACATTAGCACTGAAGATGGCTTTTCAGATGGTGGATTTTACCCGATTGACAAAGCTTTAGATCTTATTACTTACAGTCAAGACAGGGCTTTAGTAAACGTTTCTTATTACAAATACAAGTCTTTAAGCAAAGTAATTGCATAG
- a CDS encoding DUF2905 domain-containing protein, which translates to MFQEFGKVLISIGVILVIVGIILLLGGKFGIGHLPGDIILKRGNFTFYFPLMTSIIISLLLTIILWFFRK; encoded by the coding sequence ATGTTTCAAGAATTTGGAAAAGTTTTAATCAGCATTGGTGTAATTTTGGTTATAGTAGGTATAATTTTGTTGTTGGGAGGAAAATTTGGGATTGGTCATTTGCCTGGTGATATTATTCTAAAAAGAGGCAATTTTACTTTTTACTTTCCGTTGATGACATCTATTATAATTAGTCTGCTTTTAACGATTATATTGTGGTTTTTTAGAAAATAA